The genomic interval CGATTCCCGCTATATCCGGAATTGATGGAAGCGTACCGGATCGGCTGACAGGAGCGAACATAGGTGCTCATTGAATTCTCGACATATCCGATCGGAGAGAGCAGCAGCCTCTCGAAAGCTGTCTCAGAAGTGATCGATATAATCGACAGGTCAGGCTTGTCATATAAGACACACGCGATGGGCACTGTTGTCGAAGGCGAGTGGGATGAGCTGATGCAACTGATCAGGACTTGCCATTTCCACCTAAGAGACAAGTTTGACAGAGTCGCTACACGGATTGTCATCGATGATCGCAGAGACGCAGTTAATCGCTTAGAGGGCAAACTCGATACGATCGAGAAGCGCCTTGGACGTCAAATAAGGAAGTAATTGAACCATGACAGAATATGCTGTTGTGATGTCGACCGTCTCAAGCCAGATGGAGGCGGAGCATATCGGGGAGGAGCTTGTTTCAAAGGGGTTGGCCGTGTGCGTCAATGT from Candidatus Zixiibacteriota bacterium carries:
- a CDS encoding MTH1187 family thiamine-binding protein; its protein translation is MLIEFSTYPIGESSSLSKAVSEVIDIIDRSGLSYKTHAMGTVVEGEWDELMQLIRTCHFHLRDKFDRVATRIVIDDRRDAVNRLEGKLDTIEKRLGRQIRK